A segment of the Eleutherodactylus coqui strain aEleCoq1 chromosome 6, aEleCoq1.hap1, whole genome shotgun sequence genome:
TAGAATATACATGAAATGAAAGTATTGTATATAATCATTTGAATAGAAATGGAAGTAAAAGAGTTGTTTTTATCAGGTCTTGTACTTCCATTTCTTTTCAAATGATTCTAtacattatttttatttcatCTACATGCACCAATGAACTGTCTTTTTATCCAGCAACTGAAATAATATAATCGAAGATTTTCTAGCAACACAAGACTGAATGAGCTAACTCTATGAAATATGTCTAGAAAAGAAGCCCTATCTGTTCAGCAATTTTTGAATAAACTAGTGAGGAAGCTACGCCGTTTAGACATAATATTGTGaattcttgcaaaaaaaaaaatttaatttcatgATAAATTTTATTTACACACACCACTTGGAAAATCCTGGGTACGCCCAATGAAATCAAACTGGTTGCTCTAGACAACCTCTTCATTTTTCCTTTACTTTATACATAAGTTTCACTCCttgtatatacatgtgtgtataaTGGGTAGTTTGCCTACTTTAATGTCCTTTTTGGATCAAAAAGATGTTTTGTGCATGATTTAAAATTGACCACAGTTGTCTACAGATGAGTGTTTTGTTATATcaaagtaaggcctccttcccacgaacggatttacgccgcgttaattcgcggcaaaaatccgctgcgttgccccctgctattaggttctattgaacctaatagctcaatgctcacgatgcgaaattccactgcggaatttcgcaccgtgaaatctcccgtcctcacccgcagcaggctctatttgccgcgggtgtacgcgctgacagcttccattgcagtcaatggaagccgtccgttcacgctatctcccgctgtaacacagcggaagatagcgtgaaaacgctttcccgcctaccgccatGACACGACGGCGGTggacggggaagcgtcttcacgctatcttccgctggtaagtatggggtctttggggggcgccgtgacgggcttcactgcggaatattccgcggcggagcccgtcacgctcgtgtgaagccggcctaaaggctGCTTCACGCGGGCGagaaaatcacttggatttgtGTATTGAGAGATCCACAAATCTCGCaaaaatatgaatcccattcttttgactggggtcatacacatgagtgatgttttcctgcatagcaccgtgATGCCATGCTATGCGAGGAAGAAAGCATGACATGTTCTGTCTTTCTGCTAGCTCTTGCATGTTTTTATTAGTggaaaccaatatttgctataggatatgctattggggtccaaattcaatgttaggataagctgagctcaggagaataACTATCACAGCATGAACTCTTAGCAtgatcaaagttatctgtttattgattgacagccgGCAGCTTTTATAGAGACAcatgatctaattacaataatttaaatctattataattgatttattaccattggtcaaagaaacataaacatgcaagataaggaatttaacatctaaattgctaaaaaaaaaaacagcacagaggCAGTAGAAttctacatgattaacttctctgAACACAAAGATACTTTAATTAAATttataaacaataattgtttgcagagagaaggagaacagggccttggaatgttctaatcatcgaggtcccttcttattcttcaatacattttagcaaatcttgTAAAAGGAAAGTACAAAATAAATGACACGGAAGATGGCTACTAGGAGCAAAATGGCTACACATAAGATAGAACATGGAATCATATTCACATCACTAACATTTTCAATGAGAGAAACTACGCCTTCCTCTGCTGCAGCAATGACAgcagaggattgcttcttcccctgAGTGATGAGAGGCTGTTTTGCCACGAAAACGCCTTGCATATGTGGAGAATTCCCATGGTGGGGAGCGTGCTATGGGGAtaggattcacagccccatatcacgcatgcccatgtgaatttagtcttaggccagcttcacatgggtgtcAAACTTCCCcaaaatttgtgcattgcaagacacaaatctcacacaaatataaaccctaTGCTTTTGAATAAGGTCATACACataagtgatgttttcctgcatggcaccacgatgcgatgctatgcgggaaacaaatcacggcatgctctatattgCTGCGTGATCTTGCAATGCTGCACCTATTGCTttcaaaacgcctcgcatcctcggGGAATTCACTGCCCTATAACACACTCACCCAGGGTGAATTTAGGCTCAAGTTGACATTGATAGACATGGGCTAGCTGATGATTTTAGTGCTGCAAATATGGACTCATCCACACAGCTACAGTGAGTTACACAACTCCGAATGCGATATGACACTGGCACCAACTCAAGTTGCAAAGTTGCAGCAGCGGTTGAATAATAGCTGCAGAACAAACACATATACATTCCCATATTTTTACAACAATTCTACTGGAGACGCTTTGAAGCAAACATAAAAAATTATTTCATCAGTAAATGTTTATAAATGATTTTTTTGATTTCTTCATTTCTTAGTCCGTAGATAAATGGGTTAGCTAGTGGTGTACAGACCACGTAGATGAGACCCACAGCCCTGTCATAATCTACAGAGTAACTTTTTGTAACACGAATATACATAAAACCAATGCTGCCAAAAAACAGAATCACAACAATAAGGTGCGCTCCGCAGGTGGAGAAGGCCTTCTGACGTCCATCTTTGGACTTAATCCTTAAAATGATGGATAATATCCTGATGTAAGAAAAAATGATGAAAGCAGTAGTCAAGACAACAATAAAGGAACTGACTGTGAATTCTACCATTATATATTTCTTGGTATCTGAGCATGCTAATAAGAATAATGGGGGAAAGTCACAGAATAAATTCTCAATATGGTTTGAACCACAAAATGTTAGGAGAGAAATTATGGTAGCTTCAATGGCTGGGCGAAGCATCCCTATAATGAAACAGATGACAACCAAATTCGCAGATTGGCCATTTGTCATAATAGCTGAGTATCTTAATGGCTTACAGATGGCCAAGTATCGATCATACGCCATAATTGTGAGGATATAGCACTCTGTTGCTCCAAAACCATGTAAAAAATAGGCCTGCACAAGGCATCTATTGAAAGACATCTTCTGCTCATCAACCAAGACATTGGCTAACATTTGTGGTATTGTGCAAGCTGTATAAAAAATTTCCAAACCAGATAAAACTGCAATAAAGAAGTACATTGGGGAGTGCAGAGCGGTCTCTTTGCGGATTACAAGCAGTATTACAACATTCCCAGAAATGATGAGCAGGTAGATGATAAAAAGGATGGCAAAAAGAAGAACATGGAAGCGCTGAAGATTCGAAAATCCATGTAACACAATTTCGTAAACTCTGCTATTATTGGAAACTCTTTCCATCTTTTTTCATTTGCAATAAGAATGTCTGAGATACGTGTAAATCTAAATTCTAGATACATGTAAATCTCATAAATAATCCTAAAAAAATGGATATCAAGTAAGTGACATTCAAGATAGTAGTAATTGATAAGTGGTATAGCTTTTTATTCCTCCAGTGCGTCTATaataaaaatgaagcaactttgcaaatagtcttccTTCAAAAAATATCTACCCTTTTTTGTATACAGCCCTATTTTCAGTcttatgtgtttccatggttacaaaCTACAAACAAGCTGTACAGTAAACTGTACAGTCTATTTCTGCAGTTGTCTCAAAGGGGTGCTGTTGGACTTTAACATCGCCTGAGTGAACAGATACAAACTGACATATATGGTAAATCAGTTGGCAcaccatagaattgaataataagaATCAATAGATTCCTTTTGTCACAGCATGCTGCTGCTGCTCACCCCACTCACCTACCCCTTGGGTTAAGGTTGGTTGCCATCATCTGTCACACATTGCAcacccctcctcctcttcagcttcCCCCCAGTCCTCTGCCCATAGGTCTCATGCATGCTCCTGTCCCCTCTCTAAAAGGGCCAGCATGTGCTTCCTAATTCAGTTCCCTTGCTACAGTAATGTCAGCCCCAACCATTGTTGCGTTTCTGGACAAGCTccagttcacaccatcaggtactgcaccttggcccagtgcagtgtcagcagccacacTACCAGGACTATATGAACGCGTAACAACTTGGTAACCCTGCAGCAGAGACTATATTCTATCCTGCTAGAGgtggtcaagggtgaaaactggaGTACCCCAGGTGCTGCCTTCCCAGGTAGTTCAAAGTCtaaccagtgtgtggcaaggtggatctaCATCTGCATGACACctttactgcccttttttttattacattataaaATGTAAACAACACATCACAGTGTCAGCTcaagcttaaagggattttccagttgTAAGCTTTTGATgaactttcctcaggataggccaaccATAGTGCACCAGTTGGATTTTACTGCCcagagacccctaccaatcagttgTTTTCTGGGTCAGTTtactgagcttatttctgcaggaagcagacagctccattctcactacaGTGGCAGACTTGGCATTGCAGGGGaaattcccattcaaatgaatggtctgtaataccaagtctggccactgcagtggtaatTGAGCTGTCTGCACCCTGAAAAAAATCAGCTTAGTACATGACCACACTGGtctagtgaacagctgattagtgggggttccAGGTAACGGACCCTTGAtaatttattattgatgacccttACTGAgcatagtttataactggacaacccctttaaagatgtggCTTTTTTGGTATTTAAgagtgcagcattttttttccttgggTTCATGATTGTATACATAAAgctattacttttttattttttctatcaaTGTAACCCTACTAGGACTTTTTCGTggaataacttttaattttttatgccacaattttggggtacatataatttattgattacattttattaattttttgtggggcgaatggaaaaaaaagcaattccacCAATAATTTGTTTTACATTTCAAATTTTGCACTGTTCACTACGAGGCATAAATAATAGATTACAGTTCTTCTATTATGCAAGATAGTAGAAACGCAACCGCACGttggacaaatatatagactcctttaggcagATGGTGCAATTGACTATACAGgacaagcagaaaaaggaagcattgaatatcaatatgcaggaaagaagggccatctatgcactcagggacaacaaggagatcaccattaagcctgcgaATAAGGGTGGTGTGACAGTCCTCATAATTGTATCAGACTACACAAAAGAAGCAGACAGGTGATGAACACCAGATGGATCAAGATCAGACTCAAAAATATGTGAagaaattgagaagggtcattagaagcctgtctgtcggctccacaaaacttttggacttCATGCTGGAAAACCCCAGgcttggaacattctacatgcttccaaaactacacaaagctggcaacccagggaggccaattatctcaggtgtgggaacccttactgaaggaatctcaggatgggtggaaggtgtcctcaaatcactgatgagaaacacaaccagctatttGTAGCataccacggacctactgaacaagcTATCAACTATAGGTCCCCTCCCCGACTGCACTATCCTGGTCACCatagatgtggaatccttatattacAACATCGCATACGATGAtagactgaccgcctgccaggcgcacATTGAGGCAAATGGGGTTGACTCTGAATCCATGTTACAACTCATGAGATTCATCCTcaaacacaattatttctcctgtcGCAAAGAGATATTTCTGCAATTCACTGGAatcaccatgggcagtaaaatggcaccacaatatgacaaccttttcatggcaaaagtggagggtgactttctggcctcctgctccaccaaatcattggcctacttccactacattgatgacatcataatcatctggaccaacaccgaacaagaactaataaaattcaatGAGAGATTCAGTGCATTCCACCACATGACATTAAGCTATacatatactgaaatcaactttttggacaccaccataaacatTTTAAATAACTCAATACTGACATCCCTATACCGTAAACTGATTGATCGGCCAACATGCCTCAGATGAGACAGTTTgcaccctaaacacatcaaaaagtagATCATTTACAGCTAggcatcagatacaaccggatctgctccaactcaACAGAGAGGAATATCTATACCAtctttaaaaggacatttttaaatcagggctcccatcccacctcaatggctgaccaaatcaccagagccaccacaatacccagaaatcaactagaCCAATACACAGAGGAGGAAGGAAacgattgtgtacctctagtagtgacctataatccacagctagaggtactaaggaaaactgcaaagaaactctatCATACccaacacaaggatgaccgtctgaaaaccatattcccagaccctccgcttctgtgttacaggcaacctccaaatttgtggaatccttataatcaggagtgcattgcccaaTGATACGCaaaaaaaaggaacttatccatgtaatgtaaggagctgcaagacctgctcacatgtacggaccgcggacagcaTACaaatcccaacacacagcaggactataaatatcccggggacattcacatgttacacgtctgatgttgtgatccggtgcagtgaatgtcctgttaggggcctttatgttggagaaacaagacaaaaactgagagccaggatgagatctcaccgccacacaattaaagagagaaagacagaattacttgtggccgaacacgtttctactcacggacacaacatagaacacgtgaaagttattatacttaaaggcaatttcaaatcacaaagccatagaagaatttgggagtagaaATTTATAACAATTTTTGACAATTTCAATAGAGGGTTTTAATTATTCAGGAGGATTCCTGCGTAAATAGGAAGtataagaaatctatagcacagataacacagaggcctggtgaccccctaacactaattctgagaccataaaactgtcacatgtttatcagtggactatAAGACATTATTTATTTCTCCACTCATCctgtctgtgccttgttataagtatgtgtgtatctatagcttgctataacatcatgtatttttgttagccattaaaagttagcCTATCTACAagcttacttggtttctcttgctgggaacaatcacagtaGAACCAGAGAATtgtatagttggaagggacctcgggtccaaccctctgctcaatgcaggattcactgaatcatcccagacaaatatttgttcagcctctatttgaacacttccatcgaaggagagctcaccacctcccgtggtaacctgttccactcattgatcaccctcactgtcagaaagtttttgcctaatatttaatctgtgtctcctccctttcagtttcatcccattgcttctagtctttccttgtgcaaatgagaatacagctgatctctctgcactgtgacaacccttcagatatttgtagaccgctattaaatctcctctcagcctttttttttgcaagctgaacattcctagatcctttgaccgttcttcataggacatgatttgcagaccgctcaccattctgGTAACTGTTCTCCGAACTTGCTCCATAATGCTATGAAACATATAAAAGAACACCATCCCATATGTGATGAACGTCTCTCATAGATTAATGCAGCTGCTTTCTGAGCCATTTAAATAGATCCAAATGATCTGGGAATTTATTCTCTACAGGTACATAACTCTCATTTCCCATTTAGAATTATTATTCTTGTTGTTGTGAATATGTAATCATGGGATATTTTGCAATCAAAATCTATTGTTATTTTActataccttaaccccttaatgaccgcccatatgtgtttttacgttcttGGTTTCTGGGCATTAATCCCcggggccgtaaaaacatgctcgccttggggattaaagccctggatcTGTTCGTGTGACAGCTCCCCGCTATTGGCTACtagaggtagccaagagcctagagCTTTCATGGGTGCCGTGGTGAGCGACCCCCAGtgacatgatcgccgttatccaatggatgatggcaatcgcataaaagtgtaaaaaaagttaaataaagttaaagttgtGGCTCCTCTCATGGATCAGGTCCAAGAGGGGAGCTGAAAGTGTGGTGTAAAATGTCGAACATATATGCTCAGAAGGCAGAGGAgcctgggagatttaaaatctccctactcCCAGCTAGCAtaagtagccaagagcagggataTGTCACCAGAAACCAAGGTCCCCGGtcccatgaggggagatgaaattacgtacctatggcccctggatttatcaatggaccttaccccggcttctgcacatgcaccaaTCCGCAAAATAGCGGACACATGCGCTAAAGCagaggattgccagggtaatttaaaatttccatGCTGAGAGTCCAGAAATTTCACGGGGGAGCGCAATATGCAGTCCTGGTCACGTGAACACCATTATCCAATAGATGCCAagaattgtaaaagaaaaaagatcTCTGCACTCCTTGCGTTCAGAGATAGGGATTACCCGGTCCTAGTATATAGGAATTTATTGACACATGCAAGGCGTTTCAGCCACAAAGCCTTTCAAGCATTGCTTTGTGGCCTTCTTTTACAATTCTTGTCAATCCCTTACCCCACTACCATTGGGTGTGTGGTGGTATAGCTTTCCAGCATctctcctagttttcctaggaTGTGAAGAGGATTGGGGTATCACCATTTATTATAAAGGCGACCTTGGACTGCATGGCACAGGTTGGGTATCCATCCAGAGCCCCCACCTGGCACCAAGTAATTTACCTCTACCCATATTTAAAGTTGAAGCCTATTCTATGATCCATCTGGTGAAGCGCTGTCCGACTGATTGTCTATTATACAGTAGATAATGGCGattatgtaaaagcaaaaaaaagttccACCTCCCAttacagatccaatccataaagGGAGTTGAAATTGCATACCAAAGATCTTCAGTGATGTCCCCCGAGTGGACCTCTGTatgtgtttctccatcttctggatCTGGtaggagtggtattaggtgagacttgcttggtatcattgtatgtaagtaggagggcaccctgtaccaccgAGAAAGGATCTTGAATCTTGTTTTTTGAAATCTACTACAGATGGAAGATGTGTGAGTGAGAttgtatattctatctatctgttCTATCATGAGTGGCCATGACGGGTCTCTtttgcccctgagcctttagctatgcccctggtgaTGAGCCAAAGATATATTTGATACTAACTTTGCAGAAACAAGTCATGGCTGAAAGTAGTCATCATGGTGATCTGTGCTGCATACAAAGGGTGGGAAATGTGAACGACTTGTGTCAGAATGGagtcatctgtgatcactggatataacagtactgtaTTCACTGATACAATCTGTTTAGCACCTGTGTAGAGccggtatctaccactatatggtcattgtatggtggtaatattaatCTTTGCACAGTGGCTTTTATACAACAACAGTATGGAAGTAATATTCAGTTACTATGTagtggtcatggtgtggtggtattatttgggccttGTAAAGTGGTAATATTGGGGTTTTATACTTTTTTCTGTTCAGTAACAATATGTACATAATTTTAATTAATTATTGTATGGCGGTAATATTTTTTCTTCCGGTATAGCAGCAACAATGTTATATGATAACTATATATCCATGTCATTGGGCAAGGGGCAACATATATCTTGGGGCTTTCTGCCCTTGATCTCTAAATACCTTAGCAGCACCCCTTGCCATAGCAGATCGCTGCAGGTGCTGGCATCAGCAGCAAATGCCCTTAGTGAATGCACCACCGCTAGTTCACTGTCCCCATACTATACCATCCCTGCACTGACATACTACTGCACAGGTAAGTCGGTAAAGTCCTAGCAGTGCAGCACTCACTGAGAACCGTTACTGATAATGATGATATCAACAACTAACTTCAGAAGATCATAAGTGCCATCTTTTGGAGCTGAGTGGGAGGAGGGTGGGGGGATTTGCGAGACTGGTGGtctttttacacaggctgattatAGCGTTTGAGTGTTACTCTGTTTGCCTGGGTTatcagggagatgtacagccagcctatAGGAGCGAATGATTATATTAGCGATCGTTCATCCACATCAACCAATTCTAGGCACATGTAAAAGAAAATGGGACAAGCAGGACTCAGCGCTCATTACATTGGGCGAAGaatttggcccatgtaaaagaatcaTGAGTGACTAATTGCAGTACTGGTAATCGCAGGGTCACTTGTTGCTAGACAGAATGGATGGGTGGGGCTGGGAGGACAGTGAAGAAACGGCAGCAGGTGGAGCCTAAACAGGGACGGTAAAACTCATATGCTCATTGCTCAATCAGAATGGCTGTGTGCTTGAGAGAGGATGCAAGTCTTTTGCATTCTGTGTAtcagggctcgaacccaggaGCTCTTGTGTTCTAAGGGGCAGCTTTACCTGTTGAGCTATCTCACAAGCTCCCCTGCTATCCCTTGTTCTTGTCCTTTGGTTATAGCTCTTATCCAGTccctggtttttttttaaacaatagtttttttattgagttttcaacAAATTTTAGTACAGAAGACAAATAAAATTTCAATGTATGCATATGAAAAATTAAAGGTTCAATTTGCATTATTTAAATTGGTACAATTTCACAACAGTTTTAATGTGAAGATATATAAAATCTATCATAACTTGATCTGGTCAGATCATGAATACAAATAATAATTATGTAATGATCTCAATAGGTCAAGGATGGACTCATTGCTATCAGAGTATCAATTCAGGGAAACAGCAGTAGGAACTCTGGAGCCAGGCCGCCCAGTCACGCCTGAACCTCTCTTTCTTACTAAAAGCACTGGAATGCATGCCCTCAAACCAACAATTATTGATAACTGACTTAATTATGTCAGCGATGGAGGAGATGGAACTACCATTCCAATGTTGGGcgatactaccgtgtttccctgaaaataaggcacccccgaaagtaagacacattaagaaatttgcagaaatcgcaaatataaggcacaccccaataataaggcatactaaagtgtgcaggcaagtcgagaggcctgtcccctgctgccatccccgttgtctcctacctcctcctgtgctgtacgagtgtgctgttttgagctccccttgctggctggaaaactccatactgtcgttctgttgctgctgtacaggtctgctgtgatgagctccccctggtggccggaagctgcaataccatccctgcttacaagaggaacgtctgtctgcagacaggtacgttacttaaattacagcccttatttttttttatggctctgtgtgtgagtcaggcaaccatatgtgtgattcttaaggctgggttctcacagagtgtatttccagccttagggggtgagcattacagtctccagacagtgtgtgggagccaggtactttacagctttttttttgtggccctgtatgtgagtcaggcaaattttctgtgccagaagatgatgacatgactgtcattgagtaatttttgttttcttttcacagtttgtctagctatattggtttgtggtgacaactacggttctgtgcagtatatacggtaataaatgttcatttttttgttaaacaataaatgggaattcttcttcattgaaaaataagacaccccctgaaaataagacatagcacatatttgggagcaaaaattaatataagaggcgtcttattttcggggaaacggtaGATCAGGACATGCATTATTGGAGTGCGT
Coding sequences within it:
- the LOC136633574 gene encoding olfactory receptor 6N2-like gives rise to the protein MERVSNNSRVYEIVLHGFSNLQRFHVLLFAILFIIYLLIISGNVVILLVIRKETALHSPMYFFIAVLSGLEIFYTACTIPQMLANVLVDEQKMSFNRCLVQAYFLHGFGATECYILTIMAYDRYLAICKPLRYSAIMTNGQSANLVVICFIIGMLRPAIEATIISLLTFCGSNHIENLFCDFPPLFLLACSDTKKYIMVEFTVSSFIVVLTTAFIIFSYIRILSIILRIKSKDGRQKAFSTCGAHLIVVILFFGSIGFMYIRVTKSYSVDYDRAVGLIYVVCTPLANPFIYGLRNEEIKKIIYKHLLMK